From the Temnothorax longispinosus isolate EJ_2023e chromosome 6, Tlon_JGU_v1, whole genome shotgun sequence genome, one window contains:
- the LOC139814616 gene encoding nischarin, translating to MACLLLNQENVHLKIPSVETVDGVTYYCIEVGIASIKWTVKHRYSSFAALHENFVSKYCVEKDILPPKKLIGNKCEVFVEKRRQSLEAYLNTVYNYLKKAMPRELALFLNLHEYDIYFLVQSMALEFFVTGDTLLHASTSYKFNPVQLYAISERLKQPCPLTEAVDKEYDFSHVLDFNSRLTSLTIEGSSEPYKTSNIYPSALSIELSTFKNVRHLTIDQYPVDKIYNMGNLRDTVVTLKVTNTKLRNIVELAMCEEVHKIIENANDSHVWMKVTHLDLSDNRIEVIDEAIKLLPHIECLTLNNNHLSEISNVTLLPRLSQLYLASNNFTSLPDDLHTKLGYIVYIDLSQNKLTSLASFSKLYSLEGLDVSCNRIEKIEEVKHIGHLPCLENLRLTGNPVSTIVDYRVKVLEPFGKRAADICLDNEKPNQKELDTVSVHQALRIAREGKSPSFTASDAPLFSAEVPSI from the exons ATGGCGTGTCTGCTGTTGAATCAGGAGAACGTCCACCTGAAAATACCGTCGGTCGAGACGGTGGACGGGGTCACGTACTACTGCATCGAGGTTGGAATCGCGTCGATCAAATGGACCGTCAAACACAG GTACAGCTCATTTGCGGCGTTACACGAGAACTTTGTCTCCAAGTACTGCGTCGAGAAGGACATTTTACCTCCGAAGAAGCTGATAGGCAATAAGTGTGAGGTTTTCGTGGAGAAGCGTAGACAGAGTCTCGAGGCCTATCTCAATACGGTTTATAATTACTTGAAGAAGGCAATGCCCAGGGAATTGGCCCTATTCTTAAATCTCCACGagtacgatatatatttcctGGTGCAGAGCATGGCGttggaattttttgtaacggGCGACACTTTGCTGCATGCTTCGACAAGCTACAAGTTCAATCCCGTACAG CTGTACGCAATCAGCGAAAGATTGAAGCAGCCGTGCCCATTGACGGAAGCTGTAGATAAGGAATACGACTTCAGTCACGTTttggattttaattcgcgCTTAACCAGCCTCACGATCGAAGGAAGCTCGGAGCCTTACAAAACCAGCAACATATATCCGTCCGCCTTGTCCATCGAGTTATCCACCTTCAAAAATGTGCGGCATCTAACGATCGATCAATATCCGgttgataaaatttacaacatGGGAAATCTTCGGGATACCGTGGTCACACTGAAAGTTACCAATACCAAGCTCAGAAACATCGTGGAGCTGGCCATGTGCGAGGAGGTTCACAAAATTATCGAAAACGCCAACGACTCTCACGTATGGATGAAAGTGACGCACTTAGATCTCAGCGATAATCGCATAGAAGTTATAGACGAGGCGATTAAGCTACTGCCGCACATAGAATGCCTGACGCTGAACAACAATCACTTGTCCGAGATCTCCAACGTGACGTTGTTGCCCAGATTATCTCAATTGTATCTAGCGTCTAATAATTTTACCAGTCTGCCGGACGATCTTCACACGAAACTCGGATATATCGTCTACATCGACCTGTCGCAGAACAAACTCACGTCCCTCGCcagtttttcaaaattatattcgttgGAGGGATTAGACGTGAGCTGTAATCGTATCGAGAAGATCGAGGAGGTGAAACACATCGGTCATCTACCGTGCCTAGAAAACCTGAGGCTAACGGGCAATCCGGTATCGACGATAGTTGACTATAGAGTCAAGGTACTGGAACCGTTTGGTAAGAGGGCCGCCGATATCTGTCTGGATAACGAAAAGCCAAATCAAAAGGAACTCGACACCGTGTCGGTTCATCAAGCGTTGCGTATTGCAAGGGAGGGTAAATCGCCGTCGTTCACCGCGTCCGACGCGCCGCTATTTTCCGCCGAGGTTCCAagtatatag